One segment of Chionomys nivalis chromosome 3, mChiNiv1.1, whole genome shotgun sequence DNA contains the following:
- the Htr1f gene encoding 5-hydroxytryptamine receptor 1F encodes MDFLNSSDQNLTSGEQLNRMPSKILVSLTLSGLALMTTTINSLVIAAIIVTRKLHHPANYLICSLAVTDFLVAVLVMPFSIVYIVKERWIMGPILCDIWLSIDIICCTCSILHLSVIALDRYRAITDAVEYARKRTPKNAGIMITIVWVISVFISMPPLFWRQQGTSRVNECVIKHDHIASTIYSTFGAFYIPLVLILILYYKIYRAARTLYHKRQASRMMKEELNGQVLLESGEKSIKMVSASYMLEKSLSDPSTDFDRLQSIAKSPRSELKHEKSWRRQKISGTRERKAATTLGLILGAFVICWLPFFVKELVVNVCDKCKLSDEVSNFLTWLGYLNSLINPLIYTIFNEDFKKAFQKLVRCRC; translated from the coding sequence atggattttttaaattcatcagATCAAAACTTGACCTCAGGGGAACAGTTAAACCGAATGCCATCCAAAATTTTAGTATCCCTCACTCTGTCCGGGCTGGCATTGATGACCACCACTATCAACTCCCTCGTGATTGCTGCAATCATTGTGACTCGGAAGCTGCACCACCCAGCCAACTATTTAATTTGTTCCCTGGCAGTTACAGATTTTCTTGTAGCTGTCCTGGTGATGCCCTTCAGTATTGTGTACATTGTGAAAGAAAGATGGATTATGGGACCAATACTCTGTGACATTTGGCTGAGCATTGACATCATCTGTTGTACTTGTTCCATCTTGCATCTATCGGTTATAGCCTTGGATAGGTACCGAGCAATCACAGATGCTGTTGAATATGCCAGGAAGAGGACTCCCAAGAATGCTGGCATCATGATCACAATAGTGTGGGTTATATCTGTGTTCATCTCTATGCCTCCTCTCTTCTGGAGGCAACAAGGAACTAGCCGGGTTAATGAATGCGTCATCAAGCACGACCACATTGCTTCCACAATTTACTCCACGTTTGGAGCTTTCTACATCCCACTAGTATTGATATTGATCCTCTACTACAAAATATACAGGGCAGCAAGGACACTGTACCACAAGCGACAAGCAAGTCGTATGATGAAGGAGGAGCTGAATGGCCAAGTTCTTTTGGAGAGTGGTGAGAAGAGCATTAAGATGGTCTCTGCATCCTATATGCTAGAGAAATCCTTATCTGATCCATCAACAGACTTCGATAGACTCCAAAGCATAGCGAAAAGTCCCAGGTCTGAGTTGAAGCATGAGAAATCTTGGAGGAGACAGAAAATCTCAGGCACTAGGGAACGCAAGGCAGCCACTACCCTGGGCTTGATCTTGGGTGCATTTGTAATATGTTGGCTGCCTTTTTTTGTAAAAGAACTGGTTGTTAATGTCTGTGACAAATGTAAACTCTCTGACGAAGTGTCAAATTTTTTGACATGGCTTGGTTACCTGAATTCCCTTATAAATCCACTGATTTATACAATTTTCAACGAAGACTTCAAGAAAGCCTTCCAAAAACTTGTACGATGTCGATGTTAG